One window from the genome of Gimesia aquarii encodes:
- a CDS encoding trans-sulfuration enzyme family protein produces the protein MRFETKCVHTGVDKDGTFNSCTTPIYTTSTFYWDSLENHKGFDYTRSGNPTRSAMEENIAALECGVSCRATSTGMSAITLVMHLFKPGDHIIAGDDIYGGTYRLFADVFTKWGIKFSFVKMGDIENVKSALTPETKAIWIETPSNPLMNLVDIQAVVKVASDADTDITTIADNTFCSPYLQRPIEYGVDIVIHSTTKYLNGHSDVVGGCVISRTEELAERVAYNSNSLGLGCSPFDAWLVLRGIKTLGPRMEAHQHGAMALARMLETHPKVEHVYYPGLESHPDHELAKSQQDGFGGMLSFDVKEGRPAAEKVMLNTKLFLLAESLGGVESLIEYPESMSHASMTLEARRAAGITEKTVRVSVGIENSDDLIADMKQALDS, from the coding sequence ATGCGTTTTGAAACGAAGTGTGTTCATACTGGAGTCGACAAAGACGGTACATTTAACAGCTGTACAACCCCCATTTATACAACATCAACCTTTTACTGGGATAGCTTGGAAAACCACAAGGGCTTCGATTACACACGTAGTGGAAATCCAACTCGAAGTGCCATGGAGGAAAACATTGCTGCATTAGAATGTGGCGTGTCTTGCCGTGCTACTTCAACTGGAATGTCTGCGATCACTCTGGTTATGCATTTATTTAAACCTGGTGACCATATCATCGCAGGAGATGACATTTATGGTGGAACGTATCGTTTGTTTGCAGATGTTTTTACAAAATGGGGAATCAAATTCTCATTTGTAAAAATGGGAGATATTGAGAATGTCAAATCAGCATTGACACCAGAAACCAAAGCGATCTGGATCGAAACTCCCAGTAATCCTTTAATGAACCTTGTCGATATTCAAGCCGTAGTCAAAGTTGCCTCTGATGCAGATACCGATATTACCACAATCGCTGACAATACATTTTGTTCTCCTTATCTTCAACGACCGATTGAATATGGTGTCGATATTGTTATACATTCGACAACAAAATACTTGAATGGGCATTCAGACGTCGTCGGTGGTTGTGTCATATCACGTACTGAAGAACTCGCCGAACGAGTCGCTTATAATTCGAATTCACTCGGACTGGGGTGCTCTCCCTTCGATGCTTGGCTGGTCTTACGTGGCATCAAAACTCTGGGGCCTCGTATGGAAGCGCATCAGCATGGGGCAATGGCTTTAGCTCGAATGCTGGAAACACATCCCAAAGTAGAACATGTTTACTATCCGGGCTTGGAGTCACACCCAGATCATGAATTAGCAAAGAGTCAGCAAGATGGCTTCGGAGGGATGCTGAGTTTTGATGTGAAAGAAGGCCGACCTGCTGCTGAAAAAGTCATGTTAAATACAAAATTGTTTCTCCTGGCAGAATCACTGGGGGGAGTGGAATCATTGATTGAATACCCGGAAAGCATGAGCCATGCCTCAATGACTCTGGAAGCAAGGCGCGCGGCGGGAATTACTGAAAAAACAGTTCGAGTCTCAGTTGGAATCGAAAACAGTGATGACCTGATTGCTGACATGAAGCAAGCCTTGGATAGCTAA
- the ribD gene encoding bifunctional diaminohydroxyphosphoribosylaminopyrimidine deaminase/5-amino-6-(5-phosphoribosylamino)uracil reductase RibD, which yields MDTTKQFFNSEAVMQRALELASRGQGFVEPNPAVGSVIVDNNLNLIGEGYHQKYGGPHAEIHALNGAGEKANGATIYVTLEPCCHQGKTGPCSQAIIQADIKKAVIAMRDPAPHVDGGGIAELEQAGIEVEVGLLESDAQKLVRPFVKRVTKGLPWIHAKWAMTLDGKIATKTGDSQWISNERSRELVHQLRGRMDAIMVGHLTAEKDNPLLTARPAGPRTPARIVIDSQARLSSESKLVQSINDAPVIVIAHKSAPSKNIKGLENAGVEVLQIQSAPGSNTAHPDLEKCLLELGHKEMTNIFIEGGGSLLGSCFDAQLIDEVHAFIAPKIIGGKTAITPIAGQGLEMIPQFQNIIEHQIQLLDSDIYVHGLLNYER from the coding sequence GTGGATACGACCAAGCAGTTTTTCAATTCAGAAGCTGTGATGCAACGAGCCCTCGAATTAGCCAGTCGAGGGCAAGGATTTGTTGAACCTAATCCAGCTGTAGGTTCAGTGATTGTTGACAACAACCTGAACCTCATTGGTGAAGGTTATCACCAAAAATATGGCGGACCTCATGCTGAAATTCATGCTTTGAACGGCGCCGGAGAAAAAGCGAACGGCGCGACCATTTATGTTACTCTGGAACCATGCTGTCACCAAGGCAAAACAGGCCCCTGTTCCCAAGCAATTATTCAAGCTGATATCAAGAAAGCAGTCATCGCAATGCGTGATCCTGCACCGCACGTTGATGGAGGTGGAATTGCTGAGTTGGAACAGGCCGGAATTGAAGTTGAAGTTGGACTACTGGAATCTGATGCACAAAAATTGGTTCGTCCTTTTGTAAAGCGAGTCACTAAAGGGTTGCCCTGGATCCATGCTAAGTGGGCAATGACACTTGATGGAAAGATTGCTACAAAAACAGGTGATTCACAATGGATTTCCAACGAACGTTCGCGCGAGCTGGTACATCAGCTTCGTGGTCGCATGGACGCGATTATGGTTGGTCATCTCACTGCAGAAAAAGATAACCCGCTTCTAACCGCTCGTCCTGCAGGACCAAGAACCCCCGCACGAATTGTTATCGACTCGCAGGCAAGACTTTCAAGTGAATCAAAATTAGTCCAATCCATTAATGATGCGCCTGTCATTGTCATCGCACACAAATCGGCTCCCAGCAAAAACATCAAAGGTCTTGAAAACGCGGGTGTCGAAGTCTTGCAGATTCAAAGTGCCCCAGGATCAAACACAGCCCATCCTGACCTCGAGAAATGTCTGCTGGAACTAGGACACAAGGAAATGACCAATATCTTCATCGAAGGCGGAGGGAGTTTACTGGGATCCTGTTTTGATGCACAACTTATCGATGAGGTTCACGCTTTCATCGCCCCAAAAATTATAGGAGGAAAAACAGCAATTACTCCTATTGCAGGACAAGGATTAGAAATGATTCCACAATTTCAAAATATCATTGAACACCAGATTCAATTACTGGACTCAGATATCTATGTACATGGCCTGTTAAATTATGAGAGATAA
- a CDS encoding orotidine 5'-phosphate decarboxylase / HUMPS family protein, giving the protein MKPIVQISLDLTNIHEALETAAMAIRAGVDWLEAGTPLILAEGLNCVRELRAQFPETPIVADLKTMDGGYLEAEMMAQAGATHVVVMSRAHEETIHCVVKAGKDHGVKVMGDNLADDMVSAARKLEDLGCDYVVHHVGYDERRGIAAKGERMPSPLDQLKEVVEATNIPVQAVGGLSLEQAITTPEYGAPLVVLGAPLTIDADSFKTASGNLEDSLKLICERVHAYGDIPIGVQK; this is encoded by the coding sequence ATGAAGCCGATCGTACAAATCTCATTAGATCTGACAAATATACATGAAGCCCTGGAAACAGCGGCGATGGCGATACGAGCTGGCGTAGATTGGCTGGAAGCAGGAACTCCCTTAATTCTTGCCGAAGGTTTGAATTGTGTTCGGGAACTCAGAGCACAATTTCCTGAAACGCCCATAGTTGCAGATTTAAAAACAATGGATGGTGGTTATCTTGAAGCAGAAATGATGGCACAGGCAGGTGCAACACATGTTGTTGTGATGTCGCGTGCTCATGAAGAAACCATACATTGTGTCGTGAAAGCCGGTAAAGATCATGGTGTAAAAGTCATGGGAGACAACTTGGCTGATGACATGGTCTCAGCAGCCAGGAAGTTGGAAGACCTGGGCTGTGACTATGTGGTTCATCATGTCGGCTACGATGAACGTCGTGGAATTGCTGCAAAGGGAGAACGAATGCCAAGCCCATTGGATCAATTAAAAGAAGTCGTGGAAGCCACCAATATTCCTGTCCAGGCAGTAGGAGGGCTCTCATTGGAACAAGCCATCACAACACCAGAATACGGTGCCCCACTTGTTGTATTGGGAGCACCGCTTACCATTGACGCCGATTCGTTCAAAACTGCCTCCGGTAATCTGGAAGACTCATTAAAATTGATCTGCGAAAGAGTACATGCTTATGGTGATATTCCGATTGGAGTACAAAAATGA
- a CDS encoding HlyD family secretion protein produces MPSELLDDYQVQNDLHEHSSSFGLRALIILMLALAGGIWCSQWVKGVRVETYIGSLQAPKTIITAKNDAVIQEIYVTEGQAISSGERILSLFDHSLDRSWNRKQQELITLEAELEQSKAKSEVELALRNKDIESEVFNAKLKSSQYLKEQYIHQITNLAWQDFLQDYNSVSSNGSKEEVFRSLVYESRLPDENRITAMLRQESARNSAEVFAARVKLCEEQMEELKAIQKKLPKQIRLAMGVEVIMNRLDRVKSELKNLESQRDALQLNADRFGIVGIFKKEIGDSVQKGTPIVELFDKERPFLLVDVPSRKLSLFKEGTEVKIVFSGNIKGKGTVSKISEQAVSKPGFRESVVMVYIEPSGRLWPDLPMGSTVDVSLAK; encoded by the coding sequence ATGCCTTCTGAATTATTGGATGACTATCAAGTTCAAAATGATTTGCACGAACATTCCTCTTCATTTGGGCTTCGGGCATTGATTATTTTAATGCTTGCATTGGCTGGAGGAATCTGGTGCTCACAATGGGTGAAAGGTGTTCGCGTTGAAACCTATATTGGCTCTTTGCAAGCTCCAAAAACGATCATCACAGCTAAAAATGACGCAGTAATTCAGGAGATCTATGTTACGGAGGGGCAGGCAATCTCCAGTGGAGAACGGATTCTGTCTCTCTTTGATCATTCTTTAGATAGAAGCTGGAACCGAAAACAGCAGGAATTAATTACACTTGAAGCCGAGCTTGAGCAATCGAAGGCAAAATCAGAAGTAGAATTAGCATTGCGAAATAAGGACATTGAATCTGAAGTATTTAATGCCAAGTTGAAATCTTCCCAGTATCTTAAAGAGCAATACATCCACCAGATAACCAATTTGGCATGGCAGGATTTTTTACAAGATTATAACTCCGTTTCCAGCAACGGTTCCAAGGAAGAAGTTTTTCGGTCATTGGTTTATGAGAGCCGATTACCTGATGAAAACCGAATCACGGCGATGTTACGTCAGGAGTCTGCTCGTAACTCTGCGGAAGTGTTTGCTGCTCGGGTCAAACTCTGTGAAGAGCAGATGGAAGAGTTGAAGGCGATTCAGAAAAAACTTCCCAAACAGATCCGGCTGGCAATGGGGGTTGAAGTTATCATGAATCGATTGGACCGAGTCAAAAGTGAGCTGAAAAACTTGGAATCACAACGGGATGCGTTACAACTGAATGCGGACCGATTTGGCATCGTTGGAATCTTCAAAAAAGAAATCGGAGACTCCGTACAGAAAGGTACTCCGATCGTAGAACTATTCGATAAAGAACGCCCATTTTTGCTTGTGGATGTTCCTTCTCGTAAGCTAAGTCTCTTCAAGGAAGGGACGGAAGTCAAAATCGTCTTTTCTGGAAACATTAAAGGAAAAGGAACTGTTAGCAAAATTTCAGAGCAAGCAGTTTCAAAGCCGGGATTTCGTGAAAGCGTTGTTATGGTTTACATTGAGCCATCAGGACGCCTTTGGCCCGATTTGCCTATGGGTAGTACAGTCGATGTCTCTTTAGCAAAATAA
- a CDS encoding M24 family metallopeptidase — protein sequence MFELTKVQAALEQFSLDGWLFYDFRGSNVLARRILDIPEDAMGSRRFFYFVPKSGLPTKLVHRIESEALDHLPGEKVVYLKWQELEAGIETILRNANRIAMEYSPRNSNPYISRVDAGTVELVRESVESIVPSGDLVQLFEAVWDIEQWELHQKAGVETDKAFEIAWSFIATQIRKQGSVEEQSVSDVIMEHFKQSGLTTYHPPIVARESHSGDPHYETGTGSNTDIREGDFVLIDLWAKLDVPRGVYSDMTRVGFVGQQVPERYSQIFQVVTNARDAAITLVEKAFQSGTPLQGWEVDQACRDVIQEAGYGQYFVHRTGHSIGQETHGNGANMDNLETHEERLILPQTCFSIEPGIYLPEFGVRSEVNVYIDGQNIVHVTAGERQTKILSILSEY from the coding sequence ATGTTCGAGCTCACAAAGGTGCAAGCAGCATTAGAACAATTCTCGCTTGATGGTTGGTTATTCTATGATTTTCGAGGGAGTAATGTTCTGGCGAGACGAATCCTCGATATCCCTGAAGATGCGATGGGATCACGACGCTTTTTCTACTTTGTCCCTAAGTCAGGCCTGCCTACGAAACTGGTTCACCGAATTGAATCAGAAGCACTGGACCACCTCCCGGGGGAAAAAGTTGTCTATCTAAAATGGCAGGAATTGGAAGCGGGGATTGAAACAATCTTGCGCAATGCAAATCGAATCGCTATGGAATATTCACCTCGGAATTCGAATCCTTACATTTCTCGTGTCGATGCGGGAACTGTAGAACTGGTTCGTGAATCAGTTGAGTCCATCGTTCCTTCCGGAGATTTAGTTCAACTCTTCGAAGCAGTGTGGGATATCGAGCAATGGGAATTACATCAAAAAGCGGGTGTAGAAACAGACAAAGCTTTTGAAATCGCCTGGTCATTCATAGCGACTCAAATTCGAAAACAAGGAAGCGTTGAAGAGCAATCCGTTTCAGATGTGATTATGGAACATTTTAAGCAGAGTGGATTAACAACCTATCACCCTCCGATTGTAGCACGTGAGTCACACAGCGGTGACCCCCATTACGAAACGGGAACCGGTTCGAATACTGACATCCGAGAAGGCGACTTTGTACTAATTGACTTGTGGGCCAAATTGGACGTTCCGCGAGGCGTTTACAGCGATATGACTCGTGTCGGCTTTGTCGGCCAACAGGTTCCCGAAAGATATTCTCAAATTTTTCAAGTTGTTACCAACGCCCGGGACGCGGCAATCACTTTAGTTGAAAAGGCGTTTCAATCAGGCACTCCACTTCAAGGTTGGGAAGTCGATCAGGCTTGTAGAGATGTTATTCAAGAAGCAGGTTACGGCCAGTATTTTGTGCATCGTACTGGCCATAGCATCGGACAGGAGACGCACGGCAATGGCGCCAACATGGACAACCTTGAAACACACGAAGAGCGCCTAATCCTACCTCAAACCTGTTTCTCAATTGAGCCAGGAATTTATCTTCCAGAATTTGGCGTTCGAAGCGAAGTGAATGTCTATATTGATGGACAAAATATAGTTCACGTAACTGCAGGAGAGCGTCAAACAAAGATTCTATCAATCTTGAGCGAGTATTAA
- a CDS encoding SEC-C domain-containing protein, whose amino-acid sequence MSIDSYDPCPCNSGKKYKFCCHSIGEEISKISHLHETHQTATALQLLDRLKKNHPEQPLSFITEAQILMAERRFEDACKPLEECLERDPDHPAAHSLLATSTFLAQGYKQAQKTIYSALQKCAAVDVSLATPLAISIAIALQMRGFYLAAREHFALAMRVASQEYQQNLFMNLLEFDGDDQIPYQFRGVHVLERCPIENSEHQETFERAQRLANLGCYRLAAGLFKQLAEATGQVTLWKNAAFCYAWATDETQSAELFHEAAKLENDFAEAVELETLAQLLDLNNTDEVIDSIEKVYEVDSLSKFLTLLEKHHQILRGNVPSEQDQDSDENIPTAYFQIVSSPVNAESKGEEIHIDNVPVVIGDIDVFDADRQMDQPAIVRLYAYEGEQISLAEKILDEALDEQGKKDCGLKLLDQDHEASSNPLSPIPSEQWPLFFRWSFPQKMPIIKRRELEAQQWKKLLSEVWSNTKLAGLNEKTPWEAASEDDLKVALTAAAYVLDAQSLSLGHFLQFAELDPKLGISELPHFDVDESSRFNTCSSMTQNRIPAKELSDAQLMYIFNRALLIRHPRFLYDVLLEILGREECKKEVDLDRVYSTLTEICHKRNHRNETLSWIHKGQENAQSQPTNAFESELQWKMRELSFRLEDTSDPGLSGFMKQIWDQYGKKTPQIKDYLKAFAQAFDLDVSWMTESTLGELGNSSGEGIWSPGDTTPDDSSSSGQKLWLPGE is encoded by the coding sequence ATGAGTATCGATTCTTACGATCCTTGCCCCTGCAATAGCGGAAAGAAATACAAATTCTGTTGTCATTCGATTGGCGAAGAAATCAGTAAAATTTCACACCTGCATGAAACGCACCAGACAGCAACTGCACTGCAGTTGCTGGATCGACTCAAGAAGAATCACCCTGAACAACCTTTGAGTTTCATAACAGAAGCCCAAATTTTAATGGCTGAAAGACGGTTTGAAGATGCCTGCAAGCCTCTGGAAGAATGTTTGGAACGTGACCCGGATCATCCCGCCGCCCATTCCTTATTGGCCACCTCAACTTTTCTTGCTCAAGGCTACAAGCAAGCACAAAAAACTATTTACTCCGCGTTGCAAAAGTGCGCTGCCGTCGATGTTAGTTTGGCAACACCGTTGGCGATCAGCATCGCGATCGCGTTACAAATGCGCGGTTTTTATTTAGCAGCACGTGAGCATTTCGCGTTGGCAATGCGCGTTGCTTCACAAGAGTATCAACAGAACTTGTTTATGAATCTGTTAGAATTTGACGGTGACGATCAAATTCCTTATCAGTTCCGCGGAGTACATGTCCTGGAACGATGCCCTATTGAAAATTCTGAACATCAAGAAACATTTGAACGCGCACAACGACTTGCTAATTTGGGATGTTACCGATTAGCAGCTGGCTTGTTCAAACAACTTGCAGAAGCAACGGGTCAGGTAACTTTATGGAAAAATGCCGCATTCTGTTACGCCTGGGCAACCGATGAAACACAATCAGCTGAACTATTTCATGAAGCTGCGAAACTAGAGAACGACTTTGCTGAAGCAGTAGAACTCGAAACTCTGGCACAATTGCTTGATTTAAACAACACAGATGAAGTCATTGATTCCATAGAAAAAGTTTACGAAGTTGATTCGCTTTCCAAGTTCCTCACATTATTAGAAAAACACCATCAGATACTGCGAGGAAATGTTCCCTCAGAACAAGACCAGGATTCGGATGAAAATATACCTACCGCATACTTTCAAATTGTAAGCTCTCCCGTCAATGCAGAATCAAAGGGAGAAGAGATTCACATTGATAATGTGCCGGTCGTGATTGGCGATATTGATGTCTTTGATGCTGACCGACAGATGGATCAACCTGCGATCGTTCGACTGTATGCTTACGAAGGGGAGCAAATCTCTTTAGCAGAAAAAATTCTTGATGAAGCCTTAGATGAACAAGGCAAAAAAGACTGTGGTCTAAAATTATTAGATCAAGATCACGAAGCGTCCAGTAACCCGCTCTCTCCCATCCCTTCAGAACAATGGCCTCTCTTTTTTCGGTGGAGTTTTCCACAGAAAATGCCTATTATCAAACGTAGAGAACTTGAAGCACAACAATGGAAAAAACTTCTCTCTGAAGTCTGGTCTAATACAAAGTTAGCAGGCCTAAATGAAAAAACTCCTTGGGAAGCTGCGAGTGAAGATGATCTGAAAGTCGCTTTAACTGCGGCGGCTTATGTACTCGATGCACAATCACTTTCATTAGGTCATTTCCTGCAGTTTGCCGAGCTCGATCCCAAACTCGGCATTTCAGAACTTCCCCATTTTGATGTTGATGAGTCCTCCCGCTTTAACACCTGCTCATCTATGACTCAAAACAGAATTCCAGCGAAAGAGCTAAGCGATGCGCAATTGATGTATATATTCAACCGCGCATTACTCATAAGGCATCCACGTTTTCTGTATGATGTTTTACTTGAAATCTTGGGGCGTGAAGAATGTAAAAAAGAAGTCGACCTAGACCGGGTATATTCGACATTGACTGAAATTTGCCATAAACGTAACCATCGAAATGAGACACTCTCCTGGATTCATAAAGGTCAGGAAAATGCTCAATCACAACCAACCAACGCTTTTGAAAGTGAGCTGCAATGGAAAATGCGAGAACTCTCATTTCGATTGGAAGATACATCCGATCCCGGACTTTCAGGATTTATGAAACAGATTTGGGATCAGTATGGTAAAAAGACCCCACAAATCAAAGACTATCTCAAAGCTTTCGCGCAGGCATTTGATCTTGATGTATCCTGGATGACCGAATCAACTTTAGGAGAGCTAGGCAATTCTTCCGGGGAAGGCATTTGGTCTCCTGGGGATACAACACCTGACGATAGTTCCAGCTCAGGACAGAAACTCTGGCTTCCAGGTGAATAA
- the thrC gene encoding threonine synthase, protein MSTVSTEIAYQKCISPCCQSTYSLNEVLTSCPKCGELLDISYDWDQVPVPQSLRDFEKRWGNRNRPIDFSGVWRFRELLPFAEDDQIITIGEGQTMLKASQPVARYAGLNDDCLFLQYEGLNPSGSFKDNGMTAASTHAVMVGAKVAACASTGNTSASLAIYASVAQKFKVVVFVGSGKIAFGKLSQALDYGAKTVQIQGDFDDALARVREVCASEGIYLCNSVNPFRLEGQKSIMFRVLESLNWEVPDWIVVPGGNLGNSSAFGKAFMELKALGLIDRIPRLAIINAQGANTLYQLYEQQGLRWNGGHYDKSNSSEFFSQMDKEDRRASTLASAIEINRPVNFSKSLRALDVCNGVVREVNDQEILDAKAQIGAGGFGCEPASAASVAGAKRLRNEGVIASSDRVVCILTGHQLKDPNATVAYHSATNEHMDEKLTSHGVSEALFSNGPIVVENDLDKIIRVIHSF, encoded by the coding sequence ATTTCCACTGTATCGACTGAAATTGCTTATCAAAAGTGCATTTCACCCTGTTGCCAGTCAACTTATTCACTAAATGAAGTTTTAACAAGCTGCCCTAAATGTGGCGAGCTCCTGGATATTTCTTATGACTGGGATCAGGTTCCAGTCCCTCAGTCATTACGAGATTTTGAAAAACGCTGGGGGAATCGTAATCGTCCTATCGACTTCAGTGGTGTGTGGCGGTTTCGTGAACTCTTGCCTTTCGCTGAAGATGATCAGATTATTACGATTGGTGAAGGGCAGACGATGCTAAAAGCTTCTCAGCCTGTCGCTCGATATGCAGGGCTGAATGATGACTGTCTTTTTCTACAATATGAGGGGCTGAATCCCTCTGGTAGCTTCAAAGATAATGGTATGACGGCTGCGTCGACGCATGCTGTGATGGTGGGGGCTAAGGTTGCCGCATGTGCCTCTACTGGTAATACCAGCGCTTCCTTAGCAATTTATGCAAGTGTGGCCCAGAAATTCAAAGTGGTTGTTTTTGTAGGCAGTGGAAAGATTGCATTTGGGAAATTATCACAAGCACTCGACTATGGCGCAAAAACCGTTCAAATTCAGGGAGATTTTGATGATGCGTTGGCGCGTGTTCGAGAAGTATGTGCCTCAGAAGGAATTTACCTGTGTAATAGTGTGAACCCATTTCGACTGGAAGGGCAGAAATCAATCATGTTTCGTGTCCTTGAAAGTCTGAATTGGGAAGTACCCGATTGGATTGTGGTTCCGGGTGGAAATTTGGGAAATTCCAGCGCGTTTGGTAAAGCATTTATGGAATTGAAAGCGCTGGGACTCATTGACCGAATTCCCCGTTTGGCAATCATCAACGCGCAGGGAGCAAACACGCTTTATCAACTTTACGAACAACAAGGGCTGCGATGGAACGGTGGCCATTACGATAAATCTAATTCTTCAGAATTCTTTTCTCAGATGGATAAAGAAGATCGGCGGGCATCAACTCTAGCAAGCGCGATTGAAATAAACCGTCCGGTCAATTTTTCTAAGTCCTTGAGAGCACTTGATGTATGTAACGGTGTTGTACGCGAAGTCAACGACCAGGAGATCCTTGATGCGAAGGCACAGATTGGGGCAGGCGGATTTGGATGTGAACCAGCGAGTGCAGCAAGTGTGGCTGGAGCAAAGCGATTAAGAAACGAAGGGGTCATTGCCTCCAGTGATCGCGTTGTTTGTATTTTAACCGGTCATCAGTTAAAAGATCCTAATGCTACAGTGGCTTATCATTCTGCAACTAATGAACATATGGACGAAAAACTAACAAGCCACGGCGTAAGCGAAGCCCTTTTTTCAAACGGACCTATTGTCGTTGAGAATGATTTAGATAAAATAATAAGAGTGATTCATTCTTTTTAA
- the cysK gene encoding cysteine synthase A, with protein MSIYKDNSETIGQTPLVKVNHLTEGLSSTILAKIEGRNPAYSVKCRIGANMIWDAEKSGKLKPGMQVVEPTSGNTGIALAFVCAARGYKLTLTMPDSMSVERRLMLKGFGANLVLTPGADGMKGAIQKAEELAASPEYFMAQQFENPANPEIHFKTTGPEIFNDTEGNIDYFVAGVGTGGTITGVSRYLKQEKGLNIKSVAVEPTSSPVLSGGEPGKHKIQGIGAGFIPKNCDTSLIDEVIQVTDDEAFEMAGKIARQEGITCGISCGAAMHAAMDIAKRPEAEGKTIVVVLPDSGERYLSTPLFDDAR; from the coding sequence ATGTCAATATACAAAGACAACTCGGAAACAATCGGTCAAACTCCTTTAGTGAAAGTCAATCATTTAACTGAGGGGCTTAGTTCAACAATACTTGCCAAAATTGAAGGACGGAATCCCGCATACAGCGTGAAGTGCCGAATCGGTGCGAATATGATTTGGGACGCAGAAAAAAGCGGTAAACTGAAACCAGGTATGCAGGTTGTAGAACCGACCAGCGGTAACACTGGAATTGCACTCGCGTTCGTATGTGCTGCTCGAGGATATAAGTTAACACTAACGATGCCAGACTCGATGTCTGTAGAACGTCGTTTGATGTTGAAAGGCTTTGGTGCCAATCTGGTACTTACTCCAGGCGCTGATGGCATGAAAGGAGCAATCCAAAAAGCAGAAGAATTAGCTGCCAGCCCTGAATATTTCATGGCTCAGCAATTTGAAAACCCTGCGAATCCGGAAATCCATTTTAAGACCACTGGCCCCGAAATTTTTAACGATACAGAAGGCAACATTGATTACTTTGTAGCTGGCGTTGGGACTGGTGGTACCATTACAGGAGTGTCACGTTATTTAAAACAAGAAAAAGGCCTTAACATCAAGTCCGTCGCTGTCGAGCCAACGAGCAGTCCTGTTCTCTCAGGGGGAGAACCAGGCAAGCACAAGATTCAGGGAATCGGCGCGGGATTCATCCCGAAGAACTGTGACACATCACTCATTGATGAAGTTATTCAGGTTACAGATGACGAAGCATTTGAAATGGCAGGAAAAATCGCTCGCCAGGAAGGAATCACTTGTGGAATTAGCTGTGGTGCAGCGATGCACGCTGCCATGGATATTGCTAAACGCCCGGAAGCAGAAGGAAAAACAATCGTGGTCGTTCTACCTGACTCGGGAGAGCGTTACTTGTCAACACCGCTGTTTGATGATGCGCGCTGA